The window GAGAACACGAGCACAGACCACCAGGGAGATGGATGGACAAGGAGCTTCCCAACATCTGCCACAGGCATTCAGTGCCTCCTTCCTCCCCACATCACTTGCTGTGGCACAGGCACTGACAGAAATATTTGGGCAGGGCATCCAGGGCAGAGAAGTGCAGTGGTAAAATCTGGAGGCCCTTTGGAACAACTCTAGAGGCTGAAAACTGTAGTCAGCTTAAAAATAACATGAACTCAGATTTCCAGAACTGCCCACGGGATCACTGCTGAATGAAACAGGGCTGATTTGTCAGTCACCAATTAATTATCAGCTAATCATCCACTGTTCCACCAATctcactgcctgcagcccccaAAGCAATAGCAGTCACCTTCCCAGTTCAGGGATGTTGGTTTAGTCCCACCAAGCACAGCTCTGCCAAAAGCTGTCCCTCCTACAAAGGGCTAACTTCAAACCAAGCTTGCTGCTCCCACCAGGCTCTTCCAGGCTGAGGGAAAGGTGCCTCAGACCCGTGGGCAGAAGCAGCCCCACCACTCACCCTGTCCAGGCGGCGCTCCAGGAAGTCCAGGAGGATGCTGACCGCATCCATGTTGACGCCCATGTACTCCAGAGAGCCCGGCCGCACTTTGGGAGTCAGGAGCACATCCAGACACTTCAGGGGCAAGTTGCCCAGCAGGTTGACTGTGTGGCTGCACATGTGAAAGAGAAGAGAACACACAGTGATGGAGCTTTGCTCACAGAAGTTCTTCAGCTCTGCAGAAATGAAGGCCCATCATTAACTTGCAGGAGTGTGAGGACACTGTGATCCAAGTTTTCCTGGAGCATCTCAAGCTCCTCACACCACTGAAAGAGGATAACTTAAGATGCTTTTTGGTAGCTAACTATATGCTGAGAGTCCAAAGTAACATCTGAGAACCCACAGATTTTGACACACAGCCAAGCAGGACCAATCTGGGTGGTCCAAGGTCTGTCTCTGGAGTCTCCTGTGTCACTCCTAATGCTGACGTTCCACACCAGCACCGCTTGGGATCCCTCCAGCTATGTATTCTTGGGGACGGGGTGGTGTCACCTGCTCCACGCTGAAACCCCTGCACCAATAATGCTTGGCAACATGACACAGCCAATTTCTCAGCACAGCTTAAGACTAATTAAGGCCATCTCATGGACGTTTAAAGCAGCTTCTTCTCTGGCCAGTTGCCCACTGAGGTGGATGTCACCATTGGGACAGCCTGACACAGAACATGGAACAAGATCTCAGGGGTCAGGAGGCCATGGCACTCCCACACAGCATTCTCAGGGCAGGAAAGGCTGTTTCTGAGTTCCAGTAGCATGAGGGATCCCCAGGCTAAACCCAAAAGCTGCTGGTCATCAGGGTCCCTCCCAATCACCCAGGGAGAGGCAGGATGTgcctgggggagctggggaagCTCCTCCCAACACAGACCTGTGGAACTCCTCGGTGCGGTCCTCGCCATCAGCAGAGATCATGAGGCAGTGGCGCAGGAGGGCACCCAAGTGCCTGTACAAAGCAGCATCTTCCTGGCCCCAGCATGGAGAGAGGAACACCTCAgtcagcaaagggcatctcacATGCAGCCCATTCCACCCCCAAGTGCCTGTACAAAGCAGCACCTTCCTGGCCCCAGCATGGAGAGAGGAACACCTCGGTCAGCAAAGGGCAGCCCACAcaccccagagcctgcagcccaTTCCCCCCTCCAGCAGCCTGATCATGGACTGCAGGGTGTTCCAGGGAAAGCAGACTCTCAATTCTCCATTTGGGAATGCTAAAAGCACAGGTAAAGTAAGGGATAACACTGCACTGGGGCAGTGCCCTAAGGACACCTGGAGTCCCTCACCACCCTGAGGGTGCACAAGGACCAGTCTGGGACATGAGAAACTGCAAGGGAGGAGAAAacctgcaaagccagagcccaGAGACACGTGAATACCATGGGCCCAAGGAGCTCACCTCATCCACCTCCCTCTTGCTGGAATCAAAGGTGATGTTGAAGAGCACTTTGAGGATCTCCATGGCTCGCTCCGTCTCCTGCCGAGGCAAAGGTGGGAGCAGTCCCTCCTCGGTGGCCACCTCGTAGGGGTCCAACCACTTGACCCCGAGGGTCAGCTCCAGGGTGTCTGTCATGAGGCCGATTCCCCGgagctcctgggccagctgctgccgGATGTCCACCCTGAGGGCCGTCAGCAGGAACAGCAGGCGCAGGTCGAAGAACTTGATGTCGTGAGGAAGACTCCGCTCGTTGTAGAGCTTGATGCGCCGCGCCAGCCCCACCACCAGCCGCCCCTCGGCCGTCAGCTCCTGCGCCATGGCGCTGCTGAACACGATGTTGCACAGGCATTTCAGGGATTCCAGGATTACATCCAGGTCCGGCACCTCCCGGATGAGCTCCTCGGAGTAATCGATGCCGGCGTGCCTGGAGAGGGTCTTCAGGCCCTCCTTGGTGGTGAAGGGGTCAAGGCAGTGCTTGTCCCGAGACAGGATGCGGATGCTCTCCAGGCAGGTGACCTGGCAGGATGGCTGCAGTTCCCTCTCCAAGAACTTGATCAGCAGCTGGGCCATTTTCTGTGCAGTTGGAAACAAGCAATGCCTTGGATACTGACACTTCCAAGGGCTCCCTATGGCCCTGGCATGCTCTGCCCTGGACAACAGCAGTGTCACCTGGGCCTGCTCAGCTGTGCACTCAGGAAGTGCCTGGCTCTGGCATTGATCCTGACCAGTTTGGGCAAGGACAACCAGGAAAAGATGTCTTGCAGAGAGTGTTGGGTGCAAAGGGAGAGCACAAACAGGGCACTGTTGTAGCTCTGCCTTGCTGAGGATGGTTCAGGCTGACAGGGCCAACCTGCCCACTGCACAAGGGAGGGACACGGGACCCAAGGGATGTGAGGAGAGCACCTGATGCCTTGGGAAAAGAGGTGAAGAGACCCCAGGAGACTCAAATAAGCAGCATCTCCTTCATTTCAGTGCTGTCTGGAGACCTACTGGCCCAGATCTTCCATGGGTACAGACTGGCAGAGCCCCACTAACACAATTCACAGGAGCTGGAAAGCTCATGGGGAACAGCGAGTCATGGAGCAGCACAAGAACACAGGTAAGGCCTCACAGACAGAGGCAGCTCAGGCTGAACCACATGTGGCAGCACTTCACATCACACCAGTAACCCACACACACTGCTGGGGGAGCCCACCAGACTGCAAACACAACACAGCTCCGAGCATGGGTCTTTCTGTGGTGTTACAAGAATGAAAAAACTCAAAAAATGAGGTTTGTAACCTCATTGGTCACACTTCAAAATAATCAGAGAATCATTAAGCTTGGAATCATTAGTCATAATCatccaggttggaaaagacctccaagaccatcaagtccaacctgtaaCCAATCAGCACCTTCACAACCAAACCAGAGCATGGAAGCCATTCCCTGAATACCTCCAGAGATGGATGATGGctacaccacctccctgggcagcctcttccaaagcctgaccaccctttccatgaagaaattcctcctgatatcCCACCTGACTCTCCCCTGGTGAAATGAAAATACTAAgggaaaaaattaagaaaaactgAACTTCAGTCCTTAATGTGGGGCTCATGGTGTGCCCCAAACTCACAACCTGGGGAAGTGATGAAGTACAGCTGTTCCTCTTCTCCTTCCTCACAGGGAGACAAAGTTTCAGATACAGTCCCAGCAACCAAAGCCTCAGGCTGGCTCAGGGGAAAGGGATCTCAGGGTGTGTGCCTGAAGCTGAACCACCTAAACACCCAAGCACCAGGAAGTATTGGTGATGTTCATCTCATATTTCATGGCAGACACCCCAAAAGTGGGACACTGTGCCTGAAGCCACTGTGTGACTGTCCCAGCTCACCCAGCAGGTCAGTGCAAGGCAAAGAGCTCAGATCTCATCAAATCCAGTCACATGTTTCAGGCTGTGCCTGGAACTCTCCATGTGGCAGCagctggccctggcacagcaaaaggAGGTCCTGCTCTCCACCCAGGTCACCTGGCCTGCACTTGCTGTGCTCACAGGCATTGGCACCATCCACCAGTGAACTGACCAGAAAACTGAGCCAGCTGGAAAACAACCCAGGGAAAACAGTAATTTTAATGGCAGAACAGGCAGGCTGAGGCCTGCCCTGTCACAaagtgctgcaggagcaggaatgaGCAGGCAGAGTGTCCTTCCCTCCAAGTGCCAGATTACACCAGCTCAAAGGATTTGCTAATACACAGCTCCTGGCAAATCCCATTGCTGGCTCCCAGAGGAGCCCCTCACCCTcccccagagccagcactgctgtgatcCCTGCCCAGAGGCATCAGAGATCACATCCATGGCTGGGACTAAATGGATCATGGAACCATTGCTAGTGTCAGAAGGATGCTGACCTTTACCCAAAACAACCAACTACTGATGGAAAAAACCAGAGCCAGACACTCCAAGCACACAATTCCCTAACCAAGTTAATGGAAAACTCTCAGTTCCTCTCCTGTGGGAGCTGCTTGCCAAGCCCAGCTGGAcatgagcacagagcagcagattTACACACTGACCAGAGGAGGAAAGCAAGCAGCATGTGCCTACCTTCCTCTCTTCCCGCTCCTCATCCTCAAAGATGAAGCACTGAGATTTCTGTGGGAAAAACAAAATCAATCAGAAAGAGGAATAGGTTAAAACTCCACAGGACCAGAGCAGAGCCATTCAGCTGGAAAGCAGCAGGTCCAAAACATGCTGCAACAGCAAACACACCATCTCCTGACAGTCCCCCTCACATCATGGGCATCACCCCTGGATGCACAGCACCAGTGCAATGCCACAGGCCAGCTGACAGATGGATTTAGTTTAAATACTGCAGCAGCACAGTGGGTATTCATCCCAATCCCAATATCCTGTAAGAGCCGGTAATTCCCCCGCTCAGTGATACCACTGAGCTGTGCCTGCACGTCCTCCCCTTGATATTTATTGGTCCTTTTCCTGCCCCAAAGAAGTCCTGTCTCCTTGGTACATGGGAATGGATCCTTCTGGTTAGCAGGCTGTTCTTTAAACACAAGGGACTTGATGTCCAGACTCCATCCTGTCCCTATGCTAACAAACACTCCTGATCTCCATTCCTTGGGTTTCTCTTGCAATTTTGTTTGTTCTTCACTGCCAGTCTCCCTCCTGACCAAACCTGCTCCCATGGAACTGGAGACCACAGGTGCCTGGGGAGAAGCAGCACCTCCCAGTCATTGAGACAATCCTTGTTCATACCAAGAGAGCATTTGATGCCAGCTTGGAGAACAAAAACACTTAAATCCATAAAACACTGATTATGTGTGTGCAGTCACCAAGAGCCCAGGGTTGTGTCCAGCCTGGAAGCAGAGATGGACacagtgcctggagcagccccaggtgtgggGGCAGGACAGGTGTACTCCAGCCAGGCTGTGTGTGAGCTGATCCATCCACACTGCCAGGACCTGATGGCTCAGTGCTGTTCCACaagcaggctgctgcttcttcccccaaGCACATCCTCTTTTCAGGCTGTAATCccatttggggatattttggccACACCTGGGGTTTTGCTTTAGCTGTAGTATATTCCCGGCAAGCAAAAACTGTGTGCACAACAGTGAATTAAAACAAATCCTCAGGAAAAGTGTACAGAACCATCAGCTTTGCAGCACAAGCAATGCCAGGCCGTGCCAGGTTTATCTGCAGTTTCATAATCCTCTTTGACTGCTCCATTTCCTCCAGATGGGCCAGCAAACCCTGTGCTTGCAGTTCCCTAGGCTTGATACCCCAGGAAGGACCCAGCTGGGGGAATCCAACAGGAAATATCTTGTTTTGGGGGCACACAGACACTATTTGCACCCCAAGGATGCTGGTGCTgcacctgctgctggtgctgttaaTCCTCAGTGCTGTCCTTAACAGACACCTGCTCCTCCTTGGCCAATATCTCCTCATTCCAAATCTGACTGACAGGAATAGTTCCACACTCTCTCTTTCACACACACTCTTGCAAAATATTCCTCAGGTTTTCCCTCCTGGCTTCCACCTACTCCAGCCTGGTGCAGAGTGAGTCAGAGTGATCCACAGGGCCAGCCCCTCTCAGGGGAAACCTCTGAAGGAAATTTCCCTGACAACCAGAGTCTGTTTCAAACAGGATTTCAGAGAgccatagaatatcctgagctggaaggaacccacagGATCCAtgcagtccagctcctggccctgtgcagacaccacaacaatcccaccctatacctgagagcattgtccaaaccctcctggagctctggcagccttggggctgtgcccactccctggggagcctgctcagtgcctgaccaccctctgggggaaagaaacttttcctgatatccagcctaaacctctccagctgttcccttgggtcctgtcactggtcagagAGAGAGACTggagctgcccctcaggaggaAGCTGTAAACggctgaggtctcccctcagtctcctctctcCAAGCAGAGATTTACCACCACAGATAATCTTTTCCTACTTTAAGGCTAGAAATGCTCCCATCTCTGCTTCCAGATCATTGGGGTTTGATATTCTACATTCATCATTTACTGCCTTAAGAGCTGCACCCATATGAGAGCCAGCAGTCACGTCCAACCATCTTTTGACTTGCAAATCCCAACATCCTTtcacctgcagctcctccctggaCTCTCTCAGCACCTCCAAAACTGCCTTAACAAAAAAGCTCCTCTTACTCAGTCCTCACCCTGACTCCTATTTCCTGGCCAGGCTTTCTTGGGATCTGGATAACAATTTTTTAGGAGTCCCTGAGCTGAGGGAAGCGCTGATGCTCACTCACCTCTTGGTTGTAGACCTGGAGCACCTTGAGAACCGTGTCCTGCTCCCCGTTTTCCAGTGTGGATACCACAGCCTGGAGCTCCATTATCCCAACAGTTCAGCtacagcacagcccagaggaagggGAGCAAGGGGATTTCCAGGGTGATGAAAAAACAGCTCGGCACACAGACCTCTGAGAGGGAAGACAGAAAGGGGTGGAGAGAGCAAGGAGGGAAAAAATGcaacacaaaaaaatccccaagcgaTATTGCTCACACTGCTGCATCCATAAAAGTGGAGCAGATGGATAACCCGAGCAAAGCCAGCAGCCAGCTTCCTCTCTCTCCTGCTAATCCTCTTCTTCCTCGCTTTGCTTTTCAATGTTTAATATATGCCCTCCCAGGAAAGCACTCAGGGAAAACCTTCCCCCCACCAGCTGGGGATTAACGTGGAGCAGATAACAGCAGCTCCCTGAAATagctccctgcctcctcctcctccccgcctGCCCTGATTTCTGCTGCCGCACAGGGGGGGAAAATAACAAATAAAGCCAGAAACACTCCCGTGGAGTGACAAGGGATGGAGCGGCGAGGCAGCCGGGCGGGAGAGCATCCTCCGGCCGCAGGCGGAGCTACCTTGGCAGGTGGTGGGAAGCAGAGCGCGGAGGGTTTGGTGGCAGGCTGGATGATGGCCGGTCCCTGCAGGCGCGGCCAAAAGGCGCGTCCGGAGCCCCCGGGAgaggctgtccctgcccacacTGCCAGAGAGCAGATGCGCAGCTCCGCGGGATTATTTTGGATACAGCACCGGGTTAGCGGCTCACGGAGCCCACGGTGCTGGGACAGCCAGCAGATTTGGGCTCGGACATGTGTTCGGCTTCCGTGTTGCCAGGAGGATGGGCTGAGCTGGTCACACCAAGCTCAACAAACCGGGatcccagggcccccagggcttggGAATCACACGGGCTGTCCTCTCCTGCCCACGCAGCCCCAGAGGGGCTTTTCGGGGGATCAAAAGAGGCAGATCCTGCATTTTGGAAGGCAGAAAGCCgtggagacagaggctgggctggcccggggcagggacacagcatcCCCATGTGCAGGGGCTGGGATGCAGGGGTTCCACCTCTGCTTTTGGGGGGATGACATGAACCAATGGACCATTGGGCATATCCCCATTTCCGTACTCCTACTGCTTCCTCACACTGCCACCTCCTTCCCCTATAATCGGGGTAAATCCCAAACCCCTTTTTAGTCCCCATAACCCTGTTTATGTCCCTAAACCCCTACCTTCCCCCCCAAACATCTATTTTCGTCTCACGCCCCTATTTTTGTCCACAAACCTTTCTTTTTATCCCAAGCCCCTATTTCCCCCCCAAACCTCTATTTTCCACCCCTAATTACTTCCCTAAAAC is drawn from Melospiza melodia melodia isolate bMelMel2 chromosome 6, bMelMel2.pri, whole genome shotgun sequence and contains these coding sequences:
- the RIC8A gene encoding synembryn-A, which translates into the protein MELQAVVSTLENGEQDTVLKVLQVYNQEKSQCFIFEDEEREERKKMAQLLIKFLERELQPSCQVTCLESIRILSRDKHCLDPFTTKEGLKTLSRHAGIDYSEELIREVPDLDVILESLKCLCNIVFSSAMAQELTAEGRLVVGLARRIKLYNERSLPHDIKFFDLRLLFLLTALRVDIRQQLAQELRGIGLMTDTLELTLGVKWLDPYEVATEEGLLPPLPRQETERAMEILKVLFNITFDSSKREVDEEDAALYRHLGALLRHCLMISADGEDRTEEFHSHTVNLLGNLPLKCLDVLLTPKVRPGSLEYMGVNMDAVSILLDFLERRLDRGHKLKESLTPVLNLLTESARVHRQTRKFLKARVLPPLRDVRNRPEVGNSLRNKLVRLMTHIDTDVKHCAAEFLFVLCKESVSRFVKYTGYGNAAGLLAARGLMAGGREEGEYSEDEDTDTEEYKEAKPNINPVTGRVEEKLPNPMEGMTEEQKEHEAMKLVNMFDKLSREKVIQPMGITPSGNLAPMENAIRNIADERSSSDSDLGLD